The sequence below is a genomic window from Arthrobacter sp. U41.
CATCGGCTTGGCATCCGCGTAGCCGGGCAGGGACTGGGTGGCGGGCTTGGCCAGGTTGGTGACGGTGTCGCCGACCTTGGACAGGCGGACGTCCTTCACCCCGGTGATGAGGTAGCCCACCTCGCCGACGCCCAGGCCCTTGGAGGGGGTGGGCTCCGGGGAGCTCACACCGATCTCCAGGAGTTCGTGGGTGGCGCGGGTGGACATCATCTGGATGCGTTCGCGGGGGTGCAGCATGCCGTCGACCACCCGCACGTAGGTGACCACGCCGCGGTAAGTGTCATAGACCGAGTCGAAAATCATGGCCCGGGCCGGGGCGTTGGGGTCGCCCACGGGCGCGGGAAGGTCGCGGACAATCTTGTCCAGCAGGACCTCGACGCCCACGCCCGTCTTGCCGGAGACGCGGAGCACGTCGTCGGGGTCGCCGCCGATCAGGTTGGCGAGCTCCGCGGCGTACTTCTCCGGCTGGGCTGCCGGGAGGTCGATCTTGTTCAGGACCGGGATGATCGTGAGGTTGTTTTCCATCGCCAGGTAGAGGTTGGCAAGGGTCTGGGCCTCGATGCCCTGCGCCGCGTCCACGAGCAGCACTGCGCCTTCGCAGGCCGCGAGCGAGCGGGAGACCTCGTAGGTGAAGTCAACGTGGCCGGGGGTGTCGATCATGTTCAGCGCATAGCTGACGCCCTCGAGCTCCCAGGGCATACGGACTGCCTGGGATTTGATGGTGATGCCGCGTTCGCGCTCAATGTCCATGCGGTCCAGGTACTGGGCCTTCATGTCACGGGACTTTACAACGCCGGTGTACTGGAGCATCCGGTCGGCCAGTGTGGATTTGCCGTGGTCAATGTGCGCAATGATGCAAAAGTTCCGGATGATGGCCGGATCTGTTGCGGCGGGCACCGGGGCGGTGCGGGCCATGGGAGACACGCAGGGTCCTTACTCTTGGCATTCTGTTGGCTGTGCACGGTCGGCGCTGAGGCTGGGTTCCCCACTCCGGCGTGCCGTATATCTGAACCTATAGTCTCCCACGTCCGGGCCTGTGGAACTGCATCCCTGGATTCCGAAGCGGACGCTGAATGTTCCGCTGCAGGTAGGGTGGCCCCATGGCTTGGAACTTGCGCTCGATCAGCAATGCAGTCCGCAGTACTTTGCGCTTCCTGGAGGGGCGTTCCGGCTCGGCGCCCGGCAGGTCCATTACCCGTTCCGGGACAAAGCAGTCCGGGCGGCCGGGCACGAGCGGCGGACGCCCGGCTAATGGGCAAGCCGCCGCCGGCCTGACCGGTAGCTATCCCGGCGACTTCCGGGGAACGGCGAAGGTCAGCTACGCACCCTCCCCCAACGGCCGCCCCGAGCCGGGCGAGGTCGTCTGGACGTGGGTGCCCTATGAAGAGGACCATTCCCGGGGCAAGGACCGCCCGGTGCTGCTGGTGGGCAGCAGCGGCCGTTTTCTGCTCGGGCTTATGCTGACCAGCAAGGACCACGACGGCGACGCACGCCGGGCGGATGACTACGTTGACATCGGCACCGGCCCCTGGGACCGCCAGGGGCGCCCCAGCGAAGCGAAACTGGACCGCATCCTGCAGATCAACCCGGAGGATGTCCGGCGCGAAGGCGCCATCCTTGCCACCGGAAGGTTCCGCCTCATCGCCGCCGCCCTGCAGTCCCGCCACGGCTGGCGCTGAGCGGCGACGAATAGGTCCGCGCGGGTACGCGGCACGGTGGCTCCCTATTTCTTAACGGGGTATTCGTCGTCAGCAAGCTTGTCACCCCAGACCGTTTCCGGCTCGCCGCTGTCGGCCGGGGCCTCCCGGAGGGCGAGGTGGCACATGAAGTTGTCTGCGCTCGCGCCGTGCCAGTGCCACTCGCCGGCGGGAGTGTGGACGGTATCGCCGGGGTGCAGCTCAATGATTTCGTCCCTCGTGACTGCACGTAGCCGAGGCCTGTCGTGACGTGCAGGGTCTGCCCGACGGCGCGCCTGTGCCAGGCCGTCCGGGCCCCGGGGGTGAAAGGCACAAGGTTCAGCCGGGCCCGGGAGGGTTCCTGGGCGGAATAGTAGGCGTTGAAGTAGACGTCGCCGGTAAACCACTCCTCGGGGCCCTTGACGGCGGATATCCCTCGTCAGTAAACAGCAACTACGGTTATTTCGATCGCGTAGACGGCATATACGTGGTTCAGAACTCCAACGAAGTCAACAACAGAATCGCCTCCGGCAGCGCGACCATTCTGCACACCCAAGGCAAGATCAACGAGTGCATCCTCTACTATGGCTGCTTCCAGTCGTTCTATCCTCGGGGTAGGACGACGATCTACGCAAACGGCGCCATGTCGTTCCAATACGGGGGCTAAGCATGCGCAAACTCGTACTCGCCCTTCTCGGCATCGCCCTGACCGTTGCCATCTGGTACGGGCTAAGCTGGGGCGTCTCCCCCTGGGGAGGCTCGGGACCTGGCATGTAGGTGTCATCTTCATCGTTGCTGTTATCGCCGCCGTGATGATCTGCAAGCGCGTCGGTCGCAGAATGCGAAAGGCGACTGCGGTTGGGACCACTCGGGCTCAGTAGGAGTATTTGAGAGGGGCTGCCGGTCGATGACCGGCAGCCCCTCTCGCGTTCCAGAGGCGACGTACCTCTCAGTCTGATCCGGGCTCCCCGAAGTCCTCGGGTGACAGCCCTTCCCCTTCATGGCATGCACGACTCGGGACGGAATCATGACCATCAAACGCCGTGCAAGTCCATCCCGCGCGATTGACAGATATAGAAGCATCCAAGTCGCGCTGGCATGGGTGCTTCGCAACCCTGCCGTGACCGCCCCGATTGTGGGAGCCACCAAAACCAACCACCTCACGGACGCCGCCGCAGCCCTCGACATTCGACTCACCGACGAACAAGCACACACGCTCGAAAAGGCCTACACCGCGAGCCAACCGGCTACTGACCAAAGCACCGCGTACGGGGCACCGGCAACAGGTCGTCGCACACCGCGAACTGTCCTCCTGCCTCCAGCACGACGACGCGCATCCCGCGTTCCGCCTCCCGGTCTCCGGTCCTCGGGCGGCAGGTGACGGTCTCTGCCGCCGTCTCTGCTATTATTGACAGCTGTGTGTCCGTGCAGGTCGACGGCCACAGATGGTTGGTCGCCATAGGTATCCCCACGCCGCTCAGTCAATGGCCAATCTGAAAGCCCTCTAGACCATTTTCCGCATTGAAAAAGAGAGTTCACACGTGGCTAATATCAAGTCCCAGAAGAAGCGCATCCTCACCAACGAGAAGGCTCGCCTGCGCAACAACGCAGTCAAGTCCGAGCTGAAGACGGCCATCCGCGCCGTCAACACCGCCGTTGAGTCCACCGACAAGGATGCTGCGGCCGTTGCACTGCTTTCCGCCAGCCGCAAGCTGGACAAGGCTGTCAGCAAGGGCGTTCTCCACAAGAACAACGCTGCAAACCGCAAGTCGGCCATCTCCAAGAAGGTCAACGCGCTCTAAGGTTTCCAGTTCATCTGAACTGACGATTGTGGCCGGCACCCTCGGGTGCCGGCCACTTCCAGTTAAGCCGCAAACCGCGGCACCCTCAGCGGCGCGCGGACGCCGCAATCACTGTCACGGCGTGTTCCACGGCGTAGACGGGGTCCCGGGACAGGCCCTTGACCTGGGCGTCGGCTTCCGCGGTCACCTGGATGGACCGTACGAGCCCCTCGGGAGTCCAACGCCGGACTTCCCGCTGCGCCTGCTCGACCAGCCAGGGCTGCATGCCCAACTGCTTGGCGATCTGGGACGAGGATCCCTGGGCGCCGGCGACCTTGGCGAGGGTGCGAAGTTTCGACGCAAGGGCTGCCACCAGCGGAACCGGGTCCGCCCCGGTCGCGAGGGCGTGGCGCAGGGTGGAGAGCGCCAGGGGGGCGTTCCCGGCCATCGCGGCATCGGCGACCTTGAAAGCGGTGGCTTCCACCCGGCCTCCGTAATACCGGTCCACCATGGCGGAGTCCACTGCGGTGGCGGCGTCGGCGATTAATTGGCTGCAGGCGGCGGCCAGTTCGGCCAGGTGGGCACCGACGGCGTTGACCAGGGCGTGCACGGCGTCGGGGTCGATGCGCCGGGACGCGGCCTTGAACTCGGACGCCACGAAGGCAACCTTGTCCGCGTCCTTCTTTAAGGGCTGGCAGTCCACAACCGGCCACCCGCCCGCCTTGATGGCGTCAAGCAGCTTCTTGCCGCGGACGCCTCCGCCATGGCGGAGGACCAGCACAGCGTCCGGCTCGGGCCGGTTCAGGTACTTGAGTGCGTCGGCCAGGAAAGCATCGTTCATGCCCTCCACGCCCTCCACCTCAATGAGCTTCTGCTCGCCAAAGAGGGACGGGCTGACATGCATGGCGAGGGAGCCGGGCTCATAGTTGCCGGCAACAAGTCTGATGACTTCGACGTCAGGGGCCGCGGCGCGGACCTGCGCCCGGATGCGGTCCATGGCACGGGATCCCAGGTAGTCTTCCGGCCCGCCAACCAGCACGACGGCGGCCGGCGTCACGTCGCGCCAGGTGGCGGTCCTCGATGCCGCGGGCCGGGCACGTGGAGTCTGGGCAGCGGGCACTGGGGTTTCCTCCCGGAAGTTTGGTTGCAGACTCTAAGCCTGCCACGGCCCGGGCGGAGCAACAAGCCGGGCCGGCAGCCTCCCCGCGGCGTCCGCGGGCCATCGCCGGATTGTGGCATGCGGCTGAGCAGGGTGACCGTTCGCCGGTGCGCGGCCCGTGCCAGCCCTGCCGTTTGGGCGGGGTGGAAGACAAGCCACCAGGCGGCCAGGCACACGGCGGACAAGAGCGCCATCGTGGCGGCGCCGAAAGCTCCCTCCGGCCATGGCAGGACGGCGCCGGGGAGGCCTGCGAAGAAGCGGGCGATGCCTCCAACTCCGCTGGCGCAGGCCGCGGCGATGCCCAGCGGAGCGGCGGCGAGGACCGGGGCCAGCGGCACCAGCGGGACTGCCGCGGTCCCCAGCAGTGTGACGGGGACGACGAGGGCCGCGGCGGCCATGTTGGCCGGCAGGGCATAGCTCGAGAACTGCGGTTGCAGCAACACAATCACCGGACCGCAGAAGGCCTGCGCAGACAACGGAACAGCCACCCCTGCGGCCACCCAGCGAGGCACCGCGGCCGGGAACCACTTCATAATTGGCCTCCCGGTCACAACGATGCCGAGGGTCGCCAACACGGACAGCAGGAATCCGAAGCTGACGGACAGGGCCGGCTCGGCCAGCACCAGCCCGATCACGGCAACGCACAGGAAGCTCAAGCCCCGTCCGGGCCGTCCCCCGGCCAGTGCCACCAGCCCGATGGCACCCATCACGGAGGCGCGCAGGACGCTGGCATCCGGGCCAACCATCAGAACAAACAGACCCAGCCCCAGAAGGCAGAGAGCCGCCGCGAACGCCCGGCGGAACCTCAGGCTGCGCGCGGCCAGCAGCAGCGCGCCCAGGATGAGGCTGCAGTTGGCGCCAGAGACTGTTACGAAAGGAGGTGGGTGAATTCTGTGATCACGTTTGACCGAATTGCGAGCCAGCGCCGCCGTCCAGGGCAGGCTATCAAACGTGTGCACCACCGCATGTACAACGTGTCCTGGCAGACGCTTACGGGATTCTGATGCACTCCTCCGTCGAGAACGGCTCCGGTAGACAATCACTACCGCACTCGAGGCGAACTCCGACTGGCTGGTCGCCGCGGTCATGGCCTATAATCTCACCCGCGCCGCCGGATTCCTCGCTGCAGGCCCTTCAGCAAGGCCCGGACCGGCACGATCCCCCGCAAACTCATCCACGTCCCCGCCAGGATCGCCACCAGCGACCGACGCATCCGTCTCCATCTGCCCGAAGAGTGGCCCTGCCAAACCGTCTGGGAAGAGCTCTTCACCAGAGTCCACGCCCCGCCGCAAGCGCCATAGAACCCCGCTCACCGCCGTCAAAGACCCGCAGTGCGAACCTCACACTGCGGCACCGGCCGCATGTAGCCGGGCACCTCTGCTTTCTCGAGCCGAGATTCTAGTGTAGCGTGTCGTTAATTCCTTTGGGTGTGATTGTTTGTCAGACTTGATTCATGGTTTATCTGGCAAGGGCATTGGAGTTGCGTGACGGTGACCGGGGAGCTCTGGAGGCGCTGACCCGCGGGAAGACATCCACCGCGACGGTGGCGTTGCGGGCGAGCACGGTTTTGTTGGCTGCCGACGGGATGCCGAATATCCGGATCGAGCAGATCACCGGGTTTTCGGCACCCACGGTTCTGAAGTGGCGCAACCGCTATGCCGAGGGCGGGATCGAGGCTCTGTCCGATGCCCACCGCCCGGGCCGGGAGCGGGAGATCGACGAACTCGCTCTGATCGCCGACACCTTGTCCAACGACGGGATCCCGCCGGCTGAGCTGGGGATCTCGCACTGGTCCGCCCGGATTATGGCCGAACGCCACGGGGTGTCCTTTTCGTCCGTGGCCCGGATCTGGCGCCGCTGGAAAATCCAGCCGCACCGGATCGAGACGTTCAAGTTCTCCACCGATCCCGGCCTGGAGTCCAAGCTCCGGGACGTGGTGGGCCTGTACATGTCCCCGGCGGAAAACGCGGTGGTGGTGAGCATCGATGAGAAGACCCAGATCCAGGCACTGTCCCGTACCGGCCCGGACCAGCCGCTGTCCCCGACGCACCCGCTGCAGCAGACCCACGATTACAAGCGCAACGGCACCACCACTTTGTTCGCCGCCCTGGAGGTCCTTACCGGAAAACTCAGCGCGGACGCCTTCTACCCGAAGCACACCAACATCGAGTTCGTTGATTTTCTGGGCCGGGTCGCCCACGCCCACCCCGGGATCGAGCTGCATGTCATCTGCGACAACTACGCGACCCATAAGCACCAAAATGTGAAGGACTGGCTGGCTG
It includes:
- the holA gene encoding DNA polymerase III subunit delta; the encoded protein is MPAAQTPRARPAASRTATWRDVTPAAVVLVGGPEDYLGSRAMDRIRAQVRAAAPDVEVIRLVAGNYEPGSLAMHVSPSLFGEQKLIEVEGVEGMNDAFLADALKYLNRPEPDAVLVLRHGGGVRGKKLLDAIKAGGWPVVDCQPLKKDADKVAFVASEFKAASRRIDPDAVHALVNAVGAHLAELAAACSQLIADAATAVDSAMVDRYYGGRVEATAFKVADAAMAGNAPLALSTLRHALATGADPVPLVAALASKLRTLAKVAGAQGSSSQIAKQLGMQPWLVEQAQREVRRWTPEGLVRSIQVTAEADAQVKGLSRDPVYAVEHAVTVIAASARR
- a CDS encoding ComEC/Rec2 family competence protein produces the protein MTAATSQSEFASSAVVIVYRSRSRRRSASESRKRLPGHVVHAVVHTFDSLPWTAALARNSVKRDHRIHPPPFVTVSGANCSLILGALLLAARSLRFRRAFAAALCLLGLGLFVLMVGPDASVLRASVMGAIGLVALAGGRPGRGLSFLCVAVIGLVLAEPALSVSFGFLLSVLATLGIVVTGRPIMKWFPAAVPRWVAAGVAVPLSAQAFCGPVIVLLQPQFSSYALPANMAAAALVVPVTLLGTAAVPLVPLAPVLAAAPLGIAAACASGVGGIARFFAGLPGAVLPWPEGAFGAATMALLSAVCLAAWWLVFHPAQTAGLARAAHRRTVTLLSRMPQSGDGPRTPRGGCRPGLLLRPGRGRLRVCNQTSGRKPQCPLPRLHVPGPRHRGPPPGAT
- the rpsT gene encoding 30S ribosomal protein S20 — protein: MANIKSQKKRILTNEKARLRNNAVKSELKTAIRAVNTAVESTDKDAAAVALLSASRKLDKAVSKGVLHKNNAANRKSAISKKVNAL
- a CDS encoding IS630 family transposase — encoded protein: MVYLARALELRDGDRGALEALTRGKTSTATVALRASTVLLAADGMPNIRIEQITGFSAPTVLKWRNRYAEGGIEALSDAHRPGREREIDELALIADTLSNDGIPPAELGISHWSARIMAERHGVSFSSVARIWRRWKIQPHRIETFKFSTDPGLESKLRDVVGLYMSPAENAVVVSIDEKTQIQALSRTGPDQPLSPTHPLQQTHDYKRNGTTTLFAALEVLTGKLSADAFYPKHTNIEFVDFLGRVAHAHPGIELHVICDNYATHKHQNVKDWLAGNPRVTMHFTPTSCSWLNMVEIFFGIITRQCLKRGEFSSVKELEETMDRYIENYNQDAKPFTWTKSADYLLGKMSSLTMRAEPSRCKQAPRTVLPGGPD
- a CDS encoding aldo/keto reductase, whose protein sequence is MTIKRRASPSRAIDRYRSIQVALAWVLRNPAVTAPIVGATKTNHLTDAAAALDIRLTDEQAHTLEKAYTASQPATDQSTAYGAPATGRRTPRTVLLPPARRRASRVPPPGLRSSGGR
- a CDS encoding type II toxin-antitoxin system PemK/MazF family toxin; amino-acid sequence: MAWNLRSISNAVRSTLRFLEGRSGSAPGRSITRSGTKQSGRPGTSGGRPANGQAAAGLTGSYPGDFRGTAKVSYAPSPNGRPEPGEVVWTWVPYEEDHSRGKDRPVLLVGSSGRFLLGLMLTSKDHDGDARRADDYVDIGTGPWDRQGRPSEAKLDRILQINPEDVRREGAILATGRFRLIAAALQSRHGWR